The Triticum aestivum cultivar Chinese Spring chromosome 5A, IWGSC CS RefSeq v2.1, whole genome shotgun sequence genomic sequence GAGGCTACGATGGCTGCAGAGAGACTTGACGACGACCATGGAGTTCACACCCTCATGCTCGCGGGCGCCTTCCCTGTTCTCGGTGCCTGAGTGGAGTGCGGTGCAGACCATGATGTCATCGCCATGGACAACAATAGCCCTACTATACCGATGCCTATCACATGTTCGACAGAGTGCCCGAGTGGTAACGCCACCGTCAACATCTGTCCTGAGACCACAGCCTTCGTTGTGTGCGAAGAGACCCTCGACATTGAAGCCATCAGTGTTGTTGCACCATCACCTGTTGTGAGCTTGATTGTTGGTCTAGCATATGCTTATGTGGAGGTGCCCCTCGTCATGGGGAGTGTGGCCCCATTCTCGACAGCTCCTCCAAAGGCCGCGCTAACCTCATCAAAGCAACAAGGACAAATGCTACGTCCAATACCATGGCCATCATTTAAATGGCATTCGAAATCAACCAATCCTCAAGATCCACGTCCGGTAACTGGTATATTTGGGAAACCATCTACATGTCAACCGCATGAGGATCTCAATTGTTGTGTTGCTAGTTTGGTCTTGCATCGGACTAGTTCTTCAGATGGACATTATTTACAAGTACTTCCTGCACTAAAAAGTTTCTGGTGTGAGTTCTATTATATTGGAGGGCCCGGTGGTCATTGGCAGTACCAATATGCATATCTGCAGCAGTGCCGTTCATCTCATCGATCAAATTATCTGAAGCGCATGAGCGCTAGTGATGTCACATTGATTTTGAAACAGGAAGCACAAGGTTTGTTAAGTGGCATTCTAGTGGAATATGTGAGTAATAAAACTGGTGGAGTTGGCTATTTCTTGCAAACTTAtgaccaaagatatgattccaATGGAAGGCTGTCACCTGCAGTGGCATTTTCTACTGCCAACATAGTACTTCTCCCAAGGGATACAACTTGCTTGCAAAATTGGCCACCACCTCTGTATGGTATAGAATATGGTGGTACCTTCAAATACAACACTAAAAGAATGATATGGTTTCCTATCCTCGTAAATCAAGTCCATTTGATTTGGAAGTCACCATGGCTCCCCCCCGAGCAAGGGCAGAAAAATGGAGTTGTAGAAATGTTTGGTATACTTATTTAAAGAGCGCAGGCTAATGCAGAGGTTAGAGAAGGTATCCATTGCAAATCTCTAAACGACAATTTCTAGCAACTGGAAAAGTGAGGCTCGGTTCAACAAGATCGAGGTTCTAGCAGACCCTGGGTGGAATCCTGGAGTGAAGGGTTGTCAGTTATTATTTGCGGTACATCCGACTTCAGACTTGACTGAGTTGAAAC encodes the following:
- the LOC123103005 gene encoding uncharacterized protein; this encodes MDNNSPTIPMPITCSTECPSGNATVNICPETTAFVVCEETLDIEAISVVAPSPVVSLIVGLAYAYVEVPLVMGSVAPFSTAPPKAALTSSKQQGQMLRPIPWPSFKWHSKSTNPQDPRPVTGIFGKPSTCQPHEDLNCCVASLVLHRTSSSDGHYLQVLPALKSFWCEFYYIGGPGGHWQYQYAYLQQCRSSHRSNYLKRMSASDVTLILKQEAQGLLSGILVEYVSNKTGGVGYFLQTYDQRYDSNGRLSPAVAFSTANIVLLPRDTTCLQNWPPPLYGIEYGGTFKYNTKRMIWFPILVNQVHLIWKSPWLPPEQGQKNGVVEMFGILI